A region from the Leopardus geoffroyi isolate Oge1 chromosome E3, O.geoffroyi_Oge1_pat1.0, whole genome shotgun sequence genome encodes:
- the LOC123589656 gene encoding cardiotrophin-1-like, with protein MSRREGSLEDPQADSSISLLPHLEAKIRQTHSLARLLTKYAEQLLQEYVQHQGDPFGLPGFSPPRLPVAGLSAPAPGHAGLPAPERLRLDAAALTALPPLLEVVRRHQAELNPRAPRLLRRLEDAARQARALGAAVEAVLAALGTETRGPRPEPAAATAAAAAAAATGAGVFPAKVLGLRVCGLYREWVSRTEGDLGQLVPSGPA; from the exons ATGAGCCGGAGGGAGGGAAGTCTGG AAGACCCACAGGCTGACTCCTCAATCTCACTCCTTCCCCACTTGGAGGCCAAGATCCGTCAGACACACAGCCTTGCCCGCCTCCTCACCAAATATGCTGAGCAGCTGCTCCAGGAATAT GTGCAGCACCAGGGAGACCCCTTCGGGCTGCCCGGCTTCTCGCCCCCGCGGCTGCCAGTAGCCGGCCTGAGCGCCCCGGCACCGGGCCACGCGGGCCTGCCCGCGCCCGAGCGGCTGCGGCTGGACGCGGCGGCGCTGACCGCGCTGCCACCGCTGCTCGAAGTGGTGCGGCGCCACCAGGCGGAGCTGAACCCGCGCGCGCCGCGCTTGCTGCGGCGCCTGGAGGACGCGGCGCGCCAGGCCCGGGCCCTGGGCGCCGCGGTGGAGGCCGTGCTGGCCGCGCTGGGCACCGAGACTCGCGGGCCCCGGCCCGAGCCCGCCGCCGccactgccgccgccgccgccgccgccgccaccggcGCAGGCGTCTTCCCTGCCAAGGTTCTGGGGCTCCGCGTGTGTGGCCTCTACCGCGAGTGGGTGAGCCGAACCGAGGGCGACCTGGGCCAGCTGGTGCCCAGTGGCCCGGCCTGA